A stretch of DNA from Cryptomeria japonica chromosome 4, Sugi_1.0, whole genome shotgun sequence:
ATAAAGTTAATTAACTGCTCTTCTCCTCCTCcccttctccccctctccctctccctttcagTATAACTGTGTGCGCAACAGCTTAATATTATGACTATGCCACGTTAAATTCTTCTGGAATCGATAGGTTAGAATTTTTAGTGTACAACATTTTGGATCTCTACTGGGTCCATATTTACAGGGAAGATGGTTGAAGCCCATTTTTACAAATCCAGAAAGCTTTTAACATTGTCTAACAGTGAAAAAATGACAACCTTAGGTCAAGAACTAATGAAAAGAGGTGAGGATTGATTGAATTCCAATGTTATGGGGTAAACGCAATTGTTTGAATAATGGCATCTTTTTTCAAGCTTGTGTGGTAGGTATGATTTTAAGTCAACCCATTCTTTATTTAAATTGCCTGAGATTTCTGCAGACACATCAAAATTATTTGTGCCTGAAATTCTATTTAAGATAATTCAGTATGCTTTCCAATCTGCATTATGCATTCCCATCAAACTCACCTGCAGGGAATCATTTATCTATAATGTTATTAATACCATGAATTTTCTGAGATCTTACTCATGTTTCTTGGAAAATGTAATTTCCCCACTTTGGATtagaaattaataataaataataataatattaaaatacaaaataataaaattaaaatataaaataatataattaaatataattaaaatataattaatgaatggtcaaaagacatggaaggaaaagttgtgactccctcaaacatgggatataaaatggagaagagaacctcatttgagaagggGGTAATTTTGGGAATCAgaggtgcagatctgattgtgaaaggttgtgtccctttcaaatgacagaaataatgaagagttgcattctttcgaagggtgctaatggtgaaagggtatgtctcttgccaaagggcatacatgatgaagaggtgtaacCTCTCCgacacattgagagatataaaggaaaggaatcaaaagcctccaatgacagcaccattgatcagatcagatcagaactgttattaagttacaggcagtaacatccttgttcttggtggtttGCATGGAGATTATGGAAAAGAAAGGAAGAAGTATACGCAGCAGAGATTATTGAATCagaatataagagggtcccattaggggacattacaattggtatcagagtgggaTGGCTTGTGTTTAAGTTGAGTTAATTATTTAGATGGTTGTCATATCTGCTGCAAGATGCCAAGGAAGCACCATGCTGATATCAAAGAACCTCCTGCCCGTGTCTGATCCATGAAGTGTGGGTAACGCAAAAAAATTACAAGCATTTTGATGGGCATCAGTCTTGCAAAATATCATGAAGATAACCAACAGCAAAATAGGAGAGAGTCCTGAAAAATGCACAAAAAGGCATCATCAAGAGCAAGATCTTGCAAAGAATATTGACCAAGGAAAAAGACAGAGTTTCAGATATTAATTTTGAGTCTCATTTTCTCATATAATTTCCAGCAAGCTTTGATGTGAATGCTAAATCAAAATATTTCTAGATCTTTTACACACATTATGAGTATATGTAAAAGTGGAGGGTTAATCATACAGTTCAATGTCAAGGTAAGTTCTTCTTTTGCGTTCTAATAATTATTTTCCTTTTCATCTGCAACTAATGGCGTTAGTGTTTGCTTGATCAGCATCATGAGTTCAAATTCTTGGAGCTTCCCAATTGTCAATTGCTCACCTCCCATATTTCCACGAGCTTGCTATGAATACTTTGTGGACAAAAATCTAGGGCAAAGATAATAGAAGAGTTTGGCTTAGAGGCAGAGGAGTCCCATCAGTTCTTCACCAAGCATGGTCTATTTTTTCTCGAGGCAAAAATCCTTGTAGATGACTCTATGCAGGCCTTTGATAGAAATGTGGCTAAAGTAGATTTTTGTGGGCCTAAACCAAACGCAACCTAGAAATCTGCTCATGCTTGAAGATTTGAACAAAAAGGAGTGTTGAATTTCTCAAGGAGTAAGCCGTGCACTAATCTATTCTCTTCGCTAGGCAATGTTGATATCTTGCCTTGGAGCCCTAGTGTGTAATGTTTAGCTGTGAAAATTCAGCGACCTGCAATATATATGATCAACATGAAGATGGAATTAAGGACCTTGGTTGAGAAATGCTTAGTGTCATGGATCAACTTGTTCAAAGCAGTCTAACTAAATATTTCTCTTCATGCTATGAAGGTATGGGAATAAGTGGAGGTGTTAATTTTGGGTTGTAGGTTATATTTTAGGATGTCTTATTAGTTGAAGAAATGGTAGTATATGTAAAGTTGAGTTTTATTTGATTAGCAGTAATATATGAAATCACAGAAGGTTCCTAGGTTGATGGTCATGAACCTTCACGTGACTCACTGTAGTTTAACACAGAAATCATTGGAAGGTTCATTACCAGCTCCATTTACTATAGTTGTGCTGCTCGTGTTCTGTATTTATGTTGCTCCTTATCGGCACTATGGTTTGTAGCTTATGTTGTCCATCTCCAATACTTTGTTCTGTAGCCTAAGCTGCTCCTTACCAGCATTGTGCTCTTTAGTATATGCTGATCATAACCAGCACTAAAGTTCTGCTGTATATGCTTTTCATTCCAGCATGATGACTCTGTAGCATGAAGTTTGAACAGTTCGTTGACAACATTATGAAGTTTACATTTAGCACTGTGAAGCTCTGCTATGAAGTTCATTTCCAACACAATGTCCTAAACTTTTGCATTTATTATCAGCAATTATCCTATGCTCTACACTTATAACCAGCAAACATATGCAAGTCTTGGTGAGCTTTGTAGTCTCCAACTTATTAGATAAAGTATATATAACACAAACTATTGTTGATTCCCTGTAATATGCAAAGAGAGAATAATACATCCGAGTGTTATTGGTTAATGGAAGTGCCATTATTACTGTAATAAGAATGATATAAAGGAGTGTAAATTTAAATTTTAGGAATGTAATAAGAATCATATTAAATTTTACTCCTTTCAGTGTATGTTCCATGCAAAGCATTGATCTCCAGTATAAATTGTTTGGTACTCCTCGCTTTTCTTTCTCTGTAAAAGATCAAAATAGAATTCAATCTTCTTTCCATTGGTGAAGGATGTAAATGTGTTTAGGCTATTTCAGGTCGTTAATTGAGGCTAAGCTAAAGGATGGTATCTCTCTAATTGTTGATCGTTATTCATATTCTGGAGTTGCATTTTCAGCTGCAAAGGGACTTGACCTTAGCTGGTGTAAGGTATTGTTTGTTTCatagatgcaaaattttgttggTGCATATGTTAACTTTAGCATGTGGAGTTGCAGCTATTTTtgataatattacaaaataaaATTAGTATGGTGATTAATTGCAGGCTCCTGAAGTTGGGTTACCTGCTCCAGATCTTGTCCTCTACTTAGACATTCCTCCAGAGGTAAAAACATGGGCCTAATTACCATTAAGTTTGTATTTGATATCAGACACAAATATGATGTCGTTTATATGagaaatgctttgcatgtaatttAAAGGATCAAAGATTTAGTTCAATTTAACAATAGGGTTAGATAGAAACTCTTCCTAAAAAGCTACTCTTACCCGTGCCCCAAGAGGAAATgactcaatctctttgcagaaacTTTTGAATATAACCATGAACAGCAAAGTCAACTCTGCAGGCAAAGCCAGAACCTCCCTAATCTGAGAGGGGACGAAACCACTGCAGAATGTAGCTTTACACCTGAATTTCTGCTAGAATCCAACACCGGTGAAGCAAATCGTTTGCCATAACAATTTATAGCTGTCTGATCATCGAAGTGTCCCCAAGGAGAGGTCCTCTCCAAGAAAGGGATGTGAAAATATAATTGAATCGAGCTTGATTTCATTTTTGAGTTTTCAGGAGTCATGTTGAGTTTTGTTCAAAGCAAATGACTATAAATAATAAGTACAACTCGCACTAGGTTTGCAATTAAATAGTACTGAAATTAAATTACAGAAAGCAGCTGAACGAGGAGGATATGGAGGAGAGAGATATGAAAAGTTAAACTTTCAAAAGGAGGTTGCCAAGCTGTTCAAGGCCTTGCAGGATTCAAATTGGCAGGTATTATTATTCTCTGGCATAGCTGTTTCAGAGCTTGATCGTACTTTCTTGTGGTTATTCTCGTTGCCTTAATTACATTTTTTGCATTATATGACCGAGTCTCATCATATTCATTATTACAGGTTGTGGATGCATCATTGCCAATAGAGGATGTACACAATATTTTGAAGGAACTTGTCCAAAAATCTATTACGGACTGCCAAAGAGGCAAGGAATTTTCCTTTTTATGGCCTGCCTAGTGTAAATTGTGGGGATTTTCCATTTGGATTACACACTCTCGTTCACTTACCAAGGGTAGGTGGATCTCAACAGTGTGCAGAAGTCATTCCCCGGTTAATCACAGATTATCATAAAATAACTGCTAATTTGTATTAAGTGCGAGAAGAGCATTACTGCAGTTGTTTGAattataattaccattacaattaCAATTACGTATTTGAGTAATTCTCAGTGACAGTCATTCCAATTTTACAAATGGCAGAGTTGTTTTGGCTTTCTTTACCAGAATATTAGATCCCCAAGTCAAGATTAGTTGATTGCTTTAACTATTCTTTTTGATTTTGGGTTAGAGTACACAAAACTATGAAAATCTCTAGTTTTTACTGAGAACTTTCTAAAATTACATAAATTTCTTTTTTGAAATTAATACATCCCATTTTTGTTTTGAtgtgttattttttattttctccttccattttttgttaattttatttttgtacAGTTTcgtatatttttcatttttaattatttgttgtgTTTACATTTGAACTtgattagccgataggctatattgCATGGGGTTTCAATCAATACCTGTCTCATGCCGGAAATCCATTGTCTATCTGGTAAACAGGGCCAGAAAACAAGCTAGGAATCTGTCTCCTATCCTGTCACCTGAAAACCAAATTTCACTTGCATTTAATGCTTTTATTTAAAAGACTGGAAAAATATGGCAATAAAATCTCCCAATCAAATCACATCCATTTTTCATTTATTATGGTACCCTTATTCTTCGTTCAAGCTCAGAGAGCAAAGCCCTGTGTCGGTGCTTCAGTCTCCTATGCCCTGCAGCAGTACCACTTCCCCACCTGGAAGGTTGCACAG
This window harbors:
- the LOC131033458 gene encoding thymidylate kinase isoform X2 — protein: MSMQSYCTGGTKRGALIVLEGLDRSGKSSQCAKLVSSLSGQGFPVEAWHFPDRTTDVGKMISAYLSSKADLDDRTIHLLFSANRWEKKSLIEAKLKDGISLIVDRYSYSGVAFSAAKGLDLSWCKAPEVGLPAPDLVLYLDIPPEKAAERGGYGGERYEKLNFQKEVAKLFKALQDSNWQVVDASLPIEDVHNILKELVQKSITDCQRGKEFSFLWPA
- the LOC131033458 gene encoding thymidylate kinase isoform X1, which translates into the protein MQIQAFKNLATRSTVLRYRVQLDSAFDTARVRRTAIARRMSMQSYCTGGTKRGALIVLEGLDRSGKSSQCAKLVSSLSGQGFPVEAWHFPDRTTDVGKMISAYLSSKADLDDRTIHLLFSANRWEKKSLIEAKLKDGISLIVDRYSYSGVAFSAAKGLDLSWCKAPEVGLPAPDLVLYLDIPPEKAAERGGYGGERYEKLNFQKEVAKLFKALQDSNWQVVDASLPIEDVHNILKELVQKSITDCQRGKEFSFLWPA